gactcacacttaaattCCAAACATatcttcttctttcatttcCCGTTTGCTTTTTCTCAAACTCTTTCCACACAAATATTTTCGTTGACTTTTTCCTAACTTATATCACACACCTCACTTTAATTTATccatatttgttttgtttttccttataTACTTATacatatttgttaaaaaagtttatCCAAAGTATTTCCTTCAATACTTATTTAAGTCATTATAATGTACAAGTGAAGTGAGCCATGTGCTTGTATCCGAGTGTTCATATATGGAAATCTTTAACTACCGCTTAATCATACTTAATTTATTAAACGTGGCCTCAACAACCTTTTTATACTTGTATTAAGATAATCATCTcgttgataaaagaaaagtttgagagaGAATGTGATTCATGGGcattcctattattattattattattattattattattattattattattattattattattattatttatttatttatttatttatttatactgaGAACTAATAGAAATTAATAGAATTTACTAGTGAAGTGAGTTTATCTaaaacgaagaagaagaagaattatAATTTTCCTTACTTTAGCCGAATCACTCTTATTTATATCATAtagtaatataaatatacattttcatTATTCAAAGTAAGCAAAACCTTACAAATAATCTTCTTGTTTCATAATCTTGTCCTTTTCCATTTTGCAACATTTACATTATTTGCTTTATATTGgtcaactttttttattttggaaaaaaaaatctttatagtTAATTAATAGTATGTTAAACTGTTTAGTCTTTACAACGGCCAAAGAAAGCTTTACACGGATTAAATTTCCCTTCACGTGAATCCTCTTTTTAAAAGCATTGGAATCGATATCTTCGGTTGATTTGATGCTTTGGAGTTTAGATATTTGGTTCTAAAAGCTTTATATTCCTATGTGGGATTTGGTAATCCTAATCCCACTCAAACTTTGTGCTTCCGATAATTAAGGATTCTAAACATTTAACCATTTATACCAATAATCAAATTACTTTATACTCAATATTCATTTATACTAAttactaattatatttaaataatacacTTATAAAGATAAGATAGAGATTTATAGAGAAAATTACAGATATAAATTAGAACAATGAACATATAAAAAGTTAACATGTTCCTTTTCTATATAGTTATAGGTTATAATAAATCAATATCAGATTTGGATTATTTTAATCGAAAAAAAGttctatatttttcattttgttttacttttaattatttaaaataggtAGTTTTTTATTCGTTTTCTTTCCTATGTCATTATGCTGCTACCTTGCGAGTCGGCACCACCTTCCAATTTTGCTGACCTTGGACCAACTATAATTCATGAAGCTAATAAACCATCCATGGATTTTTCTGCTAAGTGtctttcatcaataattaatgaGGTCTAATAGTAAGTTTAACTATAACCATCACTATACAGGAAACAAAAACacaataattatgatattagtGCTATAATTAACTAACTAAACTCCCTATCATTGCTTTACCTTTACGAATCagtcaaattcaatttgatGAAATTCAATTTACTCTCAAAAAACCTAATTAGACATCGGTGTTCCCAAACATGTTAAACATATATAATCGTTTTCATGGATCATGTTTCTTAATCATACCCTAGTTCTAATAAGCCTAGGCTTgacagaagaaaaatatatatatgtaattttattttacatttttttcatataatatctGGCTCACACCCATATGTATAGCAACAAAAACTAGGACAATAATcacaataatacaatatataggGCCTCAATAGACCAATGATCATTCTCTATTCTGCTTGCAATTTTCTCCACTGGGGAACATGATCCACTGCATAATAGACTCCACAGTCACGTTATCTGAAAATTCCAACCAATTATATCTAACTTCTGTCATACCATAAATATCTaggaattttttttcaaaacacgggaccattttttttcaaaaggaaaagaaaaaaaatcccaCACCTTAATTGTTTTATTGACTCTTTAATTTAGTTCTACATGTGCTATCATTgtcttttatatttgaatttattcaaCAATTCCAATTTAGTTATCTAATATTAGtatgtaattaaataaaaatacatccaattaatacataattttgcACCAACGTGAGAAAAACATTCTAGTGCGAGTCGTTCTCGTGTGTAAACGGCAGTTGGTCCTTAAAATAACGTCGTTTTCTGAAAACGCTACTATCTCGTTTTCAGTTGATCTGATCGTTAAACAATAAAACAGAGTTAAcggtagaaaaaataaataagtcatGGACCAATATTCCCACTTGCTTCGACTATAGGGCACGCACATGCGGAGTTAACGCCTCAACCGCCGGTGGGACCCAACACAGTGGCACCTCTAGTAAATAAATACCAAACAAATGGATAATAAGGTCAGGCAATTATTCCGTTGAGTAGACCCCACTGTGTCCAACTATAAAACCCCAAAAGCCATAACGGTCTCATACAAccaaaacacaccaaaaaaaaaactccGCCGCCATCAATCAATAACTGTCGGCAACACAGCAATCCCACGTTTCCATTAACTGCTTTCTCGGGCTCCGAGCTCGCCGGAGCCGACATTCGCAGCGGCGCGTTACCCCATTTTTTCACCTTCATTCTCTCAAAACAAAATGCAGCGCCACCGTGTCTCCGCCGTGTTTATTCTAAGCTTGTGCTTTAACATTGCGCTAGGACAGACTCCTACTCACAGTGTCCTGGACCAACATTGGTACCCGGGAACCGCCACGTGGTACGGCGAACCCGAAGGAGACGGTAGCACCGGTAAGGACTAAAACTGACCCGCGGGTTGACTCAACAATGCAAAATGCAAATCAAGCTTATAAGTTTGATAATTAACATCGTTAACTCGCTTTCTAACACGTTTTAAgatgattgtaactgaatttgaTGAATGAATTGGATCAGGAGGGGCATGTGGGTATGGTACATTGGTGGACGTGAAGCCGTTGAAGGCAAGGGTGGGTGCAGTGGGGTCAATGCTGTTCAAGAAAGGAGAAGGTTGCGGGGCTTGTTATAAGGTGAAGTGTTTGGACCATAGCATATGTTCCAAGCGGGCAGTGACGGTTATAGTAACCGATGAGTGCCCGGGCTGCCCGTCTGACCGGACGCACTTCGACCTCAGTGGCTCCGCCTTCGGCCGCATGGCGTTCGCCGGTGAAAACGGTCAGCTCCGAAACCGAGGGGAAATCCCAGTCGTTTACCGAAGGTATGGATCACATGTACATTCACATTTACACAcaccattttatgtttttttttcttttcttaatcttGTTGGACTAGAATACTATGATAGATAGAGCCGTTGATTGAACATTCTTGGGTGAAAAACTGAAGTGAAATGTGAAGTAGAATTTCATCGAGAATGTCGTCAATTTTAGTCGATCTGTGCAGTGGAAGTGTTGAACACAgtacaaaaaagataaaaccGTTATAATGTTGAGAAAGCTGCCTCATTTTGTCTTCTGGTTCTGTTCTTCCatgtgttttttagtttttgaaagcGACGTCGGGTTCAGTAAATtgtgattttagtttataatcGAATTGTGCTAAAGAATGGTACACAAATTGTTGTA
This region of Vigna unguiculata cultivar IT97K-499-35 chromosome 5, ASM411807v1, whole genome shotgun sequence genomic DNA includes:
- the LOC114185346 gene encoding expansin-B3 isoform X1 — protein: MQRHRVSAVFILSLCFNIALGQTPTHSVLDQHWYPGTATWYGEPEGDGSTGGACGYGTLVDVKPLKARVGAVGSMLFKKGEGCGACYKVKCLDHSICSKRAVTVIVTDECPGCPSDRTHFDLSGSAFGRMAFAGENGQLRNRGEIPVVYRRTPCKYAGKNIAFHVNEGSTPYWLSLLVEFEDGDGDIGSMYIQEFSHIAIFNCLGTFTFSFILIPLLILLYSTLVALSLHSFITLFTLYNFTSSLCYFCYFKTFYVSLFWGFSMCVFF
- the LOC114185346 gene encoding expansin-B3 isoform X2, with protein sequence MQRHRVSAVFILSLCFNIALGQTPTHSVLDQHWYPGTATWYGEPEGDGSTGGACGYGTLVDVKPLKARVGAVGSMLFKKGEGCGACYKVKCLDHSICSKRAVTVIVTDECPGCPSDRTHFDLSGSAFGRMAFAGENGQLRNRGEIPVVYRRTPCKYAGKNIAFHVNEGSTPYWLSLLVEFEDGDGDIGSMYIQEGGSSEWVEMSHVWGANWCIVRGPLRGPFSVKVSTSTGKTLTAKDVIPSNWTPKATYTSRLNFLS